The Agrococcus carbonis genome has a window encoding:
- a CDS encoding DUF3159 domain-containing protein translates to MSEPGSPQGPEQGPAEPSFSEQVGDAIRSSKLGRLDPAAKPSPHALLEAMGGARGLIESLLPGILFLVLYATTKSVLVSVLVPLVVSIGFVAWRVLQKGQPVLAFAGLIGVGISAAVALITGQGEDNFLWGFTVNAVVIVVLVVSMLMRRPLVGVIAGALTATPYAWRTERAKRAVAWRGTVLWLLVIGARLAVQVPLYLAAEADVPGSIELLAAAKLVMGVPLYLAALWVTWLMVRTVLTEHDGDTRDAAPEDEAR, encoded by the coding sequence GTGAGCGAGCCGGGCAGCCCGCAGGGGCCCGAGCAGGGGCCCGCGGAGCCGTCGTTCTCGGAGCAGGTGGGCGACGCGATCCGCAGCTCGAAGCTCGGCCGCCTCGACCCCGCCGCGAAGCCGTCGCCGCACGCGCTGCTCGAGGCGATGGGCGGCGCGCGGGGGCTCATCGAGTCGCTGCTGCCCGGCATCCTCTTCCTCGTGCTCTACGCCACGACGAAGAGCGTGCTCGTCTCCGTGCTCGTCCCCCTCGTCGTCTCGATCGGCTTCGTCGCGTGGCGCGTGCTGCAGAAAGGGCAGCCGGTGCTGGCGTTCGCGGGCCTCATCGGCGTCGGCATCTCGGCGGCCGTCGCGCTCATCACGGGGCAGGGCGAGGACAACTTCCTCTGGGGCTTCACGGTCAACGCGGTCGTCATCGTCGTGCTCGTGGTCAGCATGCTCATGCGGCGCCCGCTCGTCGGCGTGATCGCGGGGGCGCTCACCGCGACCCCGTACGCGTGGCGCACCGAGCGCGCCAAGCGAGCGGTCGCGTGGCGCGGCACCGTGCTGTGGCTGCTCGTCATCGGCGCGCGCCTCGCCGTGCAGGTGCCGCTCTACCTCGCGGCCGAGGCGGACGTGCCGGGATCGATCGAGCTGCTCGCGGCGGCCAAGCTCGTCATGGGCGTGCCGCTCTACCTCGCGGCCCTGTGGGTCACGTGGCTCATGGTGCGCACCGTGCTCACCGAGCACGACGGCGACACGCGTGATGCAGCGCCGGAGGACGAAGCGCGCTAA
- a CDS encoding DUF3710 domain-containing protein — MTDVTAGQEPEQELPQDDEELVPKSAPADRPEVGPLDESEAPVRPYVDLGGLRIVPRPGMQMRLEVEEKTKRIVAVTLEHDGSTVQLQPFAAPRSEGIWAPVRSVLRAQLERQGAAVDEAEGLLGPELRARLQSGPDGAPRAVRIIGVDGPRWMLQGLIGGRAAVDDDRAAAAIELFRSTVVCRGSDPMPPRELIPLRAPKSA; from the coding sequence ATGACCGACGTCACCGCCGGGCAGGAGCCCGAGCAGGAGCTGCCGCAGGACGACGAGGAGCTCGTCCCCAAGAGCGCGCCCGCCGACCGCCCCGAGGTCGGCCCGCTCGACGAGTCGGAGGCGCCCGTGCGCCCGTACGTCGATCTCGGCGGCCTGCGCATCGTGCCGCGGCCCGGCATGCAGATGCGGCTCGAGGTCGAGGAGAAGACCAAGCGGATCGTCGCCGTCACCCTCGAGCACGACGGGTCGACCGTGCAGCTGCAGCCGTTCGCGGCACCTCGCAGCGAGGGCATCTGGGCGCCCGTCCGCTCGGTGCTGCGCGCGCAGCTCGAGCGCCAGGGCGCGGCGGTCGACGAGGCTGAGGGCCTGCTCGGGCCCGAGCTCCGCGCGCGACTGCAGTCCGGTCCCGACGGCGCCCCGCGCGCGGTGCGCATCATCGGCGTCGACGGGCCGCGCTGGATGCTCCAGGGCCTCATCGGCGGGCGCGCCGCGGTCGACGACGACCGGGCCGCCGCGGCGATCGAGCTCTTCCGCTCGACCGTCGTCTGCCGCGGCAGCGACCCCATGCCGCCCCGCGAGCTCATCCCGCTGCGCGCACCGAAGTCGGCGTGA
- the dut gene encoding dUTP diphosphatase — protein sequence MEQVEVLITGAPVPAYAHPGDAGADMHAAESVVLAPGARALVGTGVAIALPDGYAAFVHPRSGLAHKHGITIVNAPGTVDAGYRGEIKVNLLNTGSEPHRIEVGDRIAQLVVQRVERVRFIEVERLPGSDRGERGHGSTGHSAAPEGIAR from the coding sequence ATGGAGCAGGTCGAAGTCCTCATCACCGGAGCACCGGTGCCCGCCTACGCGCACCCGGGCGACGCCGGTGCCGACATGCACGCCGCCGAGAGCGTCGTGCTCGCGCCGGGCGCGCGCGCCCTCGTGGGTACCGGCGTCGCGATCGCGCTGCCCGACGGCTACGCCGCCTTCGTGCACCCGCGCAGCGGCCTCGCGCACAAGCACGGGATCACGATCGTGAACGCGCCCGGCACCGTCGACGCGGGCTACCGCGGCGAGATCAAGGTCAACCTGCTCAACACCGGCAGCGAGCCGCACCGCATCGAGGTCGGCGACCGCATCGCCCAGCTCGTGGTGCAGCGCGTCGAGCGCGTCCGCTTCATCGAGGTGGAGCGCCTGCCGGGATCGGATCGAGGCGAGCGCGGGCACGGATCGACCGGCCACAGCGCGGCGCCGGAGGGGATCGCACGATGA
- a CDS encoding DUF3093 domain-containing protein, with the protein MESAPSYRERLVPPWWLPVVLLLIVPATLLVFLPVSIGVGIAVAIVLYGGIVAALLIGAPVLEVRAGELRAGRAHIDVDDLGEPVALDGDAARAALRAGWDPADHHVISPWTRAVVRVAVTDEQDPTPAWVVSTRRPRELAAAITAAQRSR; encoded by the coding sequence ATGGAATCCGCCCCCTCGTACCGCGAGCGGCTCGTGCCGCCGTGGTGGCTGCCCGTCGTCCTGCTGCTCATCGTGCCGGCGACCCTGCTGGTCTTCCTGCCCGTGAGCATCGGAGTTGGGATCGCGGTGGCGATCGTCCTCTACGGCGGCATCGTGGCCGCGCTGCTCATCGGCGCTCCGGTGCTCGAGGTGCGCGCGGGCGAGCTGCGCGCCGGCCGCGCGCACATCGACGTCGACGACCTCGGCGAGCCGGTCGCGCTCGACGGCGATGCGGCGAGGGCCGCGCTGCGCGCAGGCTGGGATCCCGCGGATCACCACGTGATCTCGCCCTGGACCCGCGCGGTCGTGCGCGTCGCGGTCACCGACGAGCAGGACCCGACGCCCGCGTGGGTGGTCAGCACCCGCAGGCCGCGGGAGCTCGCGGCAGCGATCACCGCGGCGCAGCGCTCGCGCTAG
- a CDS encoding DUF4193 domain-containing protein yields MATDYDAPRKTDDENESIEALKERVPSKSVATDDDADNPGSFDLSAADLADVELDVVVLPPQEHEFTCVSCFLVKDRLQFDHETKLGPICRECA; encoded by the coding sequence ATGGCCACCGATTACGACGCCCCGCGCAAGACCGACGACGAGAACGAGTCGATCGAGGCGCTGAAGGAGCGAGTGCCGTCGAAGAGCGTCGCGACGGACGACGACGCCGACAACCCCGGCAGCTTCGACCTCTCCGCCGCCGACCTGGCCGACGTCGAGCTCGACGTCGTCGTGCTGCCGCCGCAGGAGCACGAGTTCACCTGCGTGAGCTGCTTCCTGGTGAAGGACCGCCTGCAGTTCGACCACGAGACGAAGCTCGGGCCGATCTGCCGCGAGTGCGCCTGA
- the sepH gene encoding septation protein SepH, with product MQQLSVIGVEDDVLILESESGERFRVRVDDLPEHRKPPAAIPHRERKATPREIQALIRGGMTAEEVASSTGEELAYVERFEGPVVAERDHVLDSALSIPVASGDIDPLAGETTFGAAIDERLDDLRASDRAWAAWKDADGGAWTVRLRFTTEAIQHEAVWGYEPKKATLTPRGKEATSLSQTGDATSVLVPRLRAIDRQSRPDAAAKAPDASPATDAGGAPPISQRAELPSHDAARDTGRFDSDAFRIQRGAVRSTPAPVEPGMGLEEAVASAAVPEHAPSARPEPTKADNPWLRRRGGEVGSQPENVQAAAINRPAAAAQPNHTAELLDALRRRRSEREAALRSAEHDPSPVDAAPEPAIEPLEHEQPQRPQRATGPVGGRKRGSRAAMPSWDEIVFGSRTDD from the coding sequence ATGCAGCAGCTGAGCGTCATCGGCGTCGAGGACGACGTGCTCATCCTCGAGTCGGAGTCCGGCGAGCGCTTCCGCGTGCGCGTCGACGACCTGCCCGAGCACCGCAAGCCGCCGGCGGCCATCCCGCACCGCGAGCGCAAGGCGACGCCGCGCGAGATCCAGGCGCTGATCCGTGGCGGCATGACCGCCGAGGAGGTCGCGTCCTCGACCGGCGAGGAGCTCGCGTACGTCGAGCGATTCGAGGGACCGGTCGTCGCGGAGCGCGATCACGTGCTCGACTCCGCGCTGTCGATCCCGGTCGCCTCCGGCGACATCGACCCGCTCGCGGGCGAGACGACCTTCGGCGCGGCGATCGACGAGCGCCTGGACGACCTGCGGGCATCCGACCGCGCGTGGGCCGCCTGGAAGGACGCCGACGGCGGCGCGTGGACGGTGCGGCTGCGCTTCACCACCGAGGCGATCCAGCACGAGGCCGTCTGGGGCTACGAGCCCAAGAAGGCGACGCTGACGCCGCGAGGCAAGGAGGCGACCTCGCTGAGCCAGACGGGGGACGCGACGAGCGTCCTCGTGCCCCGACTGCGCGCGATCGACCGCCAGTCGCGCCCCGATGCCGCCGCGAAGGCGCCGGACGCATCGCCCGCCACCGATGCCGGCGGCGCTCCCCCGATCTCGCAGCGCGCCGAGCTGCCCTCCCACGACGCCGCGCGCGACACCGGCCGCTTCGACTCGGATGCGTTCCGCATCCAGCGCGGCGCCGTGCGGTCGACGCCGGCACCGGTCGAGCCCGGGATGGGGCTCGAGGAGGCGGTCGCCTCGGCGGCGGTGCCCGAGCACGCGCCGAGCGCCCGGCCGGAGCCGACGAAGGCCGACAACCCGTGGCTGCGGCGGCGAGGCGGCGAGGTCGGGAGCCAGCCCGAGAACGTGCAGGCCGCCGCGATCAACCGGCCGGCCGCCGCCGCGCAGCCCAACCACACCGCCGAGCTGCTCGACGCGCTCCGCCGCCGCCGCAGCGAGCGCGAGGCGGCGCTGCGCAGCGCCGAGCACGACCCGTCGCCCGTGGACGCCGCACCGGAGCCCGCGATCGAGCCGCTCGAGCACGAGCAGCCCCAGCGGCCGCAGCGCGCGACCGGCCCCGTCGGCGGGCGAAAGCGCGGCTCGCGTGCCGCCATGCCGAGCTGGGACGAGATCGTCTTCGGGTCCCGCACCGACGACTGA
- a CDS encoding MFS transporter → MTQSVTDTSRDNSRQGLGKVVTAAMAGTVVEWYEFFLYATASTIVFNIIMFPPSDDPYAGIINAFLIYGVGFVARPLGGIVFGHFGDKFGRKKLLQFAIILVGVATFLMGCLPTFDVIGYWAPALLVILRFFQGFAVGGEWGGGVLLVAEHSPNKERGFWSSWPQAAVPAGNLLATVVLLVLQWVLSEEQFLGWGWRIAFWLSVVIVAVGYYIRTRIEDAPIFQEVREEVAQSKSQGYGVLEVLKRYPKGVLTAMGLRFAENILYYLVVTFSIVYLREFLEYDVARILGLLAIAHVAHFIFVPIVGRFVDTVGRKRVYMVGAILGATWGFIAFPMYQSGNDFVILGGIILGLAFHSLMYAGQPAIMAELFPTRMRYSGVSLGYQVTSIVAGSLAPVIATALLREFDSHVPVAVYLVVACAITLVAVFALKETKGISLHDVDDEDRRRIASEKGTA, encoded by the coding sequence ATGACCCAGTCCGTCACAGACACGTCGCGCGACAATTCGCGCCAGGGGCTCGGAAAGGTCGTCACTGCGGCGATGGCGGGCACCGTCGTCGAGTGGTACGAGTTCTTCCTGTACGCCACGGCGTCGACGATCGTCTTCAACATCATCATGTTCCCGCCGAGCGACGACCCGTACGCCGGCATCATCAACGCGTTCCTCATCTACGGCGTCGGCTTCGTCGCGCGCCCGCTCGGCGGCATCGTCTTCGGCCACTTCGGCGACAAGTTCGGCCGCAAGAAGCTGCTGCAGTTCGCCATCATCCTCGTCGGCGTCGCGACGTTCCTGATGGGCTGCCTGCCCACCTTCGACGTCATCGGCTACTGGGCTCCGGCGCTGCTCGTGATCCTGCGCTTCTTCCAGGGCTTCGCGGTCGGCGGCGAGTGGGGCGGCGGCGTGCTGCTCGTCGCTGAGCACTCCCCCAACAAGGAGCGCGGCTTCTGGTCGTCGTGGCCGCAGGCCGCGGTGCCGGCGGGCAACCTGCTCGCGACCGTCGTGCTGCTCGTGCTGCAGTGGGTGCTCTCGGAGGAGCAGTTCCTCGGCTGGGGCTGGCGCATCGCGTTCTGGCTCTCGGTCGTCATCGTCGCGGTCGGCTACTACATCCGCACGCGCATCGAGGACGCTCCGATCTTCCAGGAGGTCCGCGAGGAGGTCGCGCAGTCGAAGTCGCAGGGCTACGGCGTGCTCGAGGTGCTCAAGCGCTACCCCAAGGGCGTGCTGACGGCCATGGGCCTGCGCTTCGCCGAGAACATCCTCTACTACCTCGTCGTGACGTTCTCGATCGTCTACCTGCGCGAGTTCCTGGAGTACGACGTCGCCCGCATCCTGGGCCTCCTGGCGATCGCGCACGTCGCGCACTTCATCTTCGTGCCGATCGTGGGCCGCTTCGTCGACACCGTGGGCCGCAAGCGCGTCTACATGGTCGGCGCGATCCTCGGCGCGACGTGGGGCTTCATCGCCTTCCCGATGTACCAGTCCGGGAACGACTTCGTCATCCTCGGCGGCATCATCCTGGGCCTCGCGTTCCACTCGCTCATGTACGCCGGCCAGCCGGCCATCATGGCCGAGCTGTTCCCGACCCGCATGCGCTACTCGGGCGTCTCGCTCGGCTACCAGGTGACGTCGATCGTCGCGGGCTCGCTCGCGCCGGTCATCGCGACCGCGCTGCTGCGCGAGTTCGACTCGCACGTGCCGGTCGCCGTGTACCTCGTGGTCGCGTGCGCGATCACGCTCGTGGCGGTCTTCGCCCTGAAGGAGACCAAGGGCATCTCGCTGCACGACGTGGACGACGAGGACCGTCGCCGCATCGCGAGCGAGAAGGGCACCGCCTGA
- a CDS encoding NAD(P)-dependent oxidoreductase, with amino-acid sequence MTSIAWIGLGNMGSRMSSHLVSAGHDVRGYDVVDALRAAAADHGVHAVGSIAEAVEGAEVVILSLPKGEHVRSVLADPDGVFDHAAPGTLILDTSTVDIETSRWSHGEAGSRGFRFVDSPISGGTQGAEAGTLTFMLGGDEADVADAREVVLPMAGNVMVVGEATHGIAAKLVNNMMLGISILGMSEGAQLAQQLGLDAKAFFDVARVSSGDSWALRTWYPVPGVVPGAAANHNFDASFSAMLCHKDITLAVAGAEAAGVRVPAATLIRDQLQRLLDDGLGGKDCTLVVRETSPDGTVAGWDGR; translated from the coding sequence ATGACGTCAATCGCCTGGATCGGACTCGGCAACATGGGCAGCCGGATGTCCTCCCACCTCGTCAGCGCCGGCCACGACGTGCGCGGCTACGACGTCGTCGACGCGCTGCGCGCGGCGGCCGCCGACCACGGCGTGCACGCCGTCGGCTCGATCGCGGAGGCGGTCGAGGGCGCGGAGGTCGTGATCCTCAGCCTGCCGAAGGGCGAGCACGTGCGGTCGGTGCTCGCCGACCCCGACGGCGTCTTCGACCACGCGGCCCCGGGAACCCTCATCCTCGACACCTCGACGGTCGACATCGAGACCTCGCGCTGGTCGCACGGCGAAGCGGGTTCGCGCGGCTTCCGGTTCGTCGACTCCCCCATCTCCGGCGGCACGCAGGGCGCCGAGGCGGGCACGCTCACCTTCATGCTCGGCGGCGACGAGGCCGATGTGGCCGACGCGCGCGAGGTCGTGCTGCCCATGGCCGGCAACGTGATGGTCGTGGGCGAGGCCACGCACGGGATCGCCGCGAAGCTCGTGAACAACATGATGCTGGGCATCTCGATCCTGGGCATGAGCGAGGGCGCGCAGCTCGCGCAGCAGCTCGGGCTCGACGCCAAGGCCTTCTTCGACGTCGCGCGCGTCTCCTCCGGCGACAGCTGGGCGCTGCGCACCTGGTACCCGGTGCCGGGCGTCGTGCCGGGCGCAGCGGCCAACCACAACTTCGATGCGTCGTTCTCGGCGATGCTGTGCCACAAGGACATCACGCTCGCCGTCGCGGGCGCCGAGGCGGCAGGCGTCCGCGTGCCTGCCGCGACGCTCATCCGCGATCAGCTGCAGCGCCTGCTCGACGACGGGCTCGGCGGCAAGGACTGCACGCTCGTCGTGCGAGAGACGTCGCCCGACGGCACGGTCGCGGGCTGGGACGGCCGCTGA
- a CDS encoding alcohol dehydrogenase catalytic domain-containing protein: protein MRIRGAVLRAIGAERPFAQSRPLDLVELELDPPGPGELLVRIEAAGLCHSDLSVVDGARPRPVPMLLGHEAAGIVEAVGDGVDDVVAGQRVVTTFLPRCGECAACATDGRLPCERGSASNGAGELLGGGRRLHEGAAGVHHHLGVSAFATHAVVDRRSVVPVGDDVPPQVAAVLGCAMLTGGGAVINAGRPAEGDDIVIVGLGGVGMAALLAAVSLGVGRVIGVDAVPAKLDRARELGAHVALSPDEAIEQGLRAPVVVEAAGHPKAFETALALTAPGGTTVTVGLPHPDARSSVSPLTLTAEARTVIGSYLGSAVPSRDIPRYEQLWREGRLPVEELVTSEIALDDLNEALDTLADGRAIRQVVRF, encoded by the coding sequence ATGCGCATCCGGGGCGCCGTGCTGCGCGCGATCGGCGCCGAGCGACCCTTCGCGCAGTCGCGGCCGCTCGACCTGGTCGAGCTCGAGCTCGATCCGCCGGGCCCGGGCGAGCTGCTCGTGCGCATCGAGGCGGCGGGGCTCTGCCACAGCGACCTCTCGGTCGTCGACGGCGCGCGACCGCGACCCGTGCCGATGCTGCTCGGCCACGAGGCCGCCGGCATCGTCGAGGCGGTCGGCGACGGGGTCGACGATGTCGTCGCGGGGCAGCGCGTGGTGACGACCTTCCTGCCGCGCTGCGGCGAGTGCGCCGCGTGCGCGACCGACGGCCGGCTGCCCTGCGAGCGCGGCTCCGCCTCGAACGGCGCCGGCGAGCTGCTCGGCGGCGGCCGGCGCCTGCACGAGGGCGCGGCTGGGGTGCACCACCACCTCGGCGTCTCGGCCTTCGCGACCCACGCGGTCGTCGACCGTCGCTCGGTCGTGCCCGTCGGCGACGACGTCCCGCCGCAGGTCGCGGCGGTCCTCGGCTGCGCGATGCTCACGGGCGGTGGGGCGGTCATCAACGCCGGCCGGCCCGCCGAGGGCGACGACATCGTGATCGTCGGGCTCGGAGGGGTCGGCATGGCCGCACTCCTCGCCGCGGTCTCGCTCGGCGTGGGCCGCGTCATCGGGGTGGATGCGGTGCCGGCGAAGCTCGACCGGGCGCGGGAGCTCGGCGCGCACGTCGCGCTCTCCCCCGACGAGGCGATCGAGCAGGGCCTCCGCGCTCCCGTCGTGGTCGAGGCCGCCGGCCACCCGAAGGCGTTCGAGACCGCGCTCGCGCTCACGGCGCCCGGCGGGACGACCGTGACCGTCGGCCTGCCGCATCCGGACGCCCGCTCGTCGGTGTCGCCGCTCACGCTCACGGCCGAGGCGCGCACGGTGATCGGCTCGTACCTCGGCTCGGCGGTGCCGTCGCGCGACATCCCGCGCTACGAGCAGCTGTGGCGCGAGGGACGCCTGCCCGTCGAGGAGCTCGTCACGAGCGAGATCGCGCTCGACGACCTCAACGAGGCGCTCGACACCCTCGCCGACGGCCGGGCGATCCGCCAGGTCGTGCGGTTCTGA
- a CDS encoding DUF4352 domain-containing protein, whose amino-acid sequence MSQHHPSTPNPAAQDSSVPPAAPAPGYQPAPAQYGQQPAFGPPAPVETKKSRNVLGLVAMIVAIVGFIFACIPGALIVGWVLLPIGFILGIVSLFMRDKAKGMGIAALIISVVGTIVGVVVFFAVAAAAFNDAFDESTSVVEPAEVEGASDEGAAPAADQGDAATGEEGTRENPLPIGSTISSDEWTVTVDSHDAAAAETVAGAMGGGVNDPAPDGSHYEIVTYTVTYTGDDSGYAAMVMVDLVTEGGNVIDAFDNPVLLDDSIGADELFSGASSTGSVAFTVPDGEAALIRVQPGFIADEMFFQP is encoded by the coding sequence ATGTCCCAGCACCACCCCTCCACGCCGAATCCTGCTGCGCAGGATTCCTCCGTCCCGCCCGCCGCACCTGCGCCGGGCTACCAGCCTGCTCCGGCGCAGTACGGCCAGCAGCCCGCCTTCGGCCCGCCCGCGCCCGTCGAGACGAAGAAGTCGCGCAACGTCCTCGGCCTCGTCGCCATGATCGTCGCCATCGTGGGCTTCATCTTCGCCTGCATCCCGGGCGCGCTCATCGTCGGCTGGGTGCTGCTGCCCATCGGCTTCATCCTCGGCATCGTGTCGCTGTTCATGCGCGACAAGGCCAAGGGCATGGGCATCGCCGCCCTGATCATCTCGGTCGTCGGCACCATCGTCGGCGTCGTCGTGTTCTTCGCGGTCGCCGCCGCCGCCTTCAACGACGCCTTCGACGAGTCGACGTCCGTCGTCGAGCCGGCCGAGGTCGAGGGCGCGAGCGATGAGGGCGCCGCCCCCGCCGCCGACCAGGGAGATGCAGCGACCGGCGAGGAGGGTACGCGTGAGAACCCGCTCCCGATCGGCAGCACCATCAGCAGCGACGAGTGGACGGTGACCGTCGACTCCCACGACGCTGCCGCGGCCGAAACCGTCGCGGGCGCCATGGGTGGGGGCGTGAACGACCCGGCACCCGACGGCTCGCACTACGAGATCGTCACGTACACCGTCACCTACACGGGCGACGACTCCGGCTACGCCGCGATGGTCATGGTCGACCTCGTGACCGAGGGCGGCAACGTCATCGACGCCTTCGACAACCCCGTACTGCTCGACGACAGCATCGGCGCCGACGAGCTCTTCAGCGGCGCCTCGTCCACAGGCTCGGTCGCCTTCACCGTGCCGGACGGCGAGGCGGCCCTGATCCGGGTGCAGCCCGGCTTCATCGCCGACGAGATGTTCTTCCAGCCGTAA
- a CDS encoding alkaline phosphatase family protein gives MLRSSSLAMRGERNPLSLPPVEGAVVLLVDGLGSAQLGQRAGHARTLATAPGGSLDAGFPSTTAVALASLMTGALAGEHGIVGYDALVPGHGVRNQLRDWGGPMDPLRWQRLPTLLEQTPSIVIGEQKHAASGFTQAVLRGGEYRGARTLAERFALARDAARERVLVYLYVPELDRIGHDDGWQSDRWVDALEQLDGAVRDLVAGLPRRTGLVATADHGMVDVDASGHLIVEPALLDGVAHVAGEPRCLQLHLAPGGSADAVAGAWRAWLGDAAWVATRDEATASGWFGEVHPDVAPRLGDVFVASRGRRAIYLDAADPARGMIGQHGSLTPDELRVPLRRFGAFA, from the coding sequence GTGCTGCGCAGTTCGTCGCTCGCGATGCGCGGCGAGCGCAACCCGCTCTCGCTCCCGCCTGTGGAGGGCGCCGTGGTGCTGCTCGTCGACGGGCTCGGGTCGGCGCAGCTCGGGCAGCGCGCCGGCCACGCGCGCACGCTCGCGACCGCGCCGGGAGGCTCGCTCGACGCCGGCTTCCCGTCGACGACGGCGGTGGCGCTGGCGAGCCTCATGACGGGGGCGCTCGCCGGTGAGCACGGCATCGTCGGCTACGACGCGCTCGTGCCCGGCCACGGCGTGCGCAACCAGCTGCGCGACTGGGGCGGTCCGATGGATCCGCTGCGCTGGCAGCGCCTGCCGACGCTGCTCGAGCAGACGCCCTCGATCGTCATCGGCGAGCAGAAGCACGCGGCGAGCGGCTTCACCCAGGCCGTGCTGCGCGGCGGCGAGTACCGCGGTGCGCGCACCCTCGCCGAGCGGTTCGCGCTCGCCCGAGACGCCGCTCGCGAGCGCGTGCTCGTCTACCTCTACGTGCCGGAGCTCGACCGCATCGGGCACGACGACGGCTGGCAGAGCGACCGCTGGGTCGACGCGCTCGAGCAGCTCGACGGCGCGGTGCGCGACCTCGTCGCGGGGCTGCCGCGCCGGACGGGCCTCGTCGCGACCGCGGATCACGGCATGGTCGACGTCGACGCATCCGGCCACCTGATCGTCGAGCCCGCGCTGCTCGACGGCGTCGCCCACGTCGCCGGCGAGCCGCGCTGCCTCCAGCTGCACCTCGCCCCGGGCGGGTCGGCGGATGCGGTGGCCGGCGCGTGGCGCGCCTGGCTCGGCGACGCCGCGTGGGTCGCGACGCGCGACGAGGCCACGGCCTCGGGCTGGTTCGGCGAGGTGCACCCCGACGTCGCGCCGCGGCTGGGCGATGTGTTCGTGGCGAGCCGCGGCCGACGCGCGATCTACCTCGACGCGGCGGACCCCGCCCGCGGCATGATCGGCCAGCACGGCTCGCTCACGCCCGACGAGCTGCGCGTGCCGCTGCGCCGCTTCGGCGCCTTCGCCTGA